From a region of the Paenibacillus sp. R14(2021) genome:
- the rpoZ gene encoding DNA-directed RNA polymerase subunit omega, whose product MLYPSIDEMMKKVDSKYSLVVAASRRARMLRDGSKTEIRSPKSHKYVGVALEEIYQDILVVESTLNKKD is encoded by the coding sequence TTGTTGTATCCATCGATTGACGAAATGATGAAGAAAGTTGACAGCAAGTATTCCCTTGTTGTCGCGGCTTCCCGCCGTGCAAGAATGCTCCGTGACGGCAGCAAGACGGAAATTCGGTCTCCGAAGTCCCATAAGTACGTAGGCGTGGCGCTTGAAGAAATTTATCAGGATATCCTGGTTGTCGAAAGCACGCTGAACAAGAAAGACTAA
- the gmk gene encoding guanylate kinase: MKRGLLIVLSGPSGVGKGTVCSELRHKQSELVYSVSATTRLPRQGEIDGINYFFKTREQFQDMIARDALLEHAEYVGNYYGTPRDFVERTLASGKDIILEIEVQGALKVKEKFPQGVFIFLVPPSLDVLKQRITGRGTENADIIDHRMTVAVEEMNLIHYYDYAVVNDQIDAACHRILSIITAEHCRRDRFIAELEEVKEASEKA; the protein is encoded by the coding sequence ATGAAAAGAGGATTGTTGATTGTTTTGTCCGGACCTTCCGGCGTAGGCAAGGGGACAGTATGTTCCGAGCTTCGGCATAAGCAGAGCGAGTTGGTTTATTCCGTATCGGCGACGACGCGTTTGCCTCGTCAAGGAGAGATTGACGGAATCAATTATTTTTTCAAAACAAGAGAACAGTTTCAGGATATGATTGCCCGGGATGCACTTCTCGAGCATGCGGAGTATGTCGGCAATTATTACGGAACACCGCGCGACTTCGTTGAGCGGACGCTGGCTTCCGGCAAAGATATCATTCTTGAAATTGAAGTGCAAGGCGCACTTAAAGTGAAAGAGAAGTTTCCTCAAGGTGTGTTTATTTTCTTGGTGCCGCCGTCTCTTGATGTGCTGAAGCAGCGCATTACGGGCCGTGGTACGGAGAATGCCGATATTATCGACCACCGAATGACGGTAGCGGTGGAAGAGATGAATTTGATTCATTATTACGATTACGCCGTCGTGAATGATCAGATTGACGCGGCTTGTCATCGGATTCTAAGCATTATCACTGCGGAACATTGCCGCAGGGACCGGTTTATCGCAGAGCTCGAAGAAGTGAAAGAAGCTTCCGAGAAAGCATGA
- the remA gene encoding extracellular matrix/biofilm regulator RemA, whose translation MAIKLINIGFGNIVSANRIISIVSPESAPIKRIIQEARDRHMLIDATYGRRTRAVIITDSDHVILSAVQPETVAHRLSTKDDDHDE comes from the coding sequence ATGGCCATTAAGCTCATTAATATCGGTTTTGGAAATATCGTTTCCGCGAATCGGATCATATCGATCGTTAGTCCGGAATCGGCGCCGATCAAACGGATCATTCAAGAAGCGCGCGACCGCCATATGCTGATTGACGCTACGTATGGACGCCGCACACGCGCGGTAATTATCACAGACAGCGATCATGTTATTTTATCTGCTGTACAGCCGGAAACGGTTGCGCATCGTCTATCGACCAAGGATGACGATCACGACGAATAG
- a CDS encoding bifunctional homocysteine S-methyltransferase/methylenetetrahydrofolate reductase, with product MKPDLREALRTRILTGDGAMGTYLYGMGFPVGVSYEEFNLLRPDVIADVHRRYYEAGARVIETNTFSANLMSLTHYGLDGEVEAINRAGVQIARDAVGSDAYVVGAVGSIRAGKRKNMSPQQLDGLFQQQIDALLGAGADGILLETFYDLEEALLALRIVRKQSKLPVLCQFAVEKEAVTLDGQPIAVAFDRLMEEGADVVGFNCRSGPNGILRAIDSISGEIKLPLSVFPNAGIPDYVDGKYQYTSTPEYFAESALKFADRGARIIGGCCGTTPEHIAAIAAALNGYEPKPVDPSELLYTVQPERVVIRDTERAKHAEPTIVDLVKERHTVIVELDPPRDLDINKFMEGARALKSIKADAVTMADNSLAVTRMSNIALASLVQHQVGIRPLVHIACRDRNLIGTQSHMMGLDALGIDHVLAVTGDPARFGDLPDSSSVYDLTSFEMIRMIKQLNEGVAFSGKTLKQKANFITGAAFNPNVKYLDKAITRLERKIETGSDYIMTQPVYDKELIVRIAEATKHLSVPIFIGIMPLASGRNAEYLHNEVPGIQLSDEVRRRMAGLEGEAGRAEGVRIAEELLDTALEYFKGIYLITPFMFYDMTVKLTDYVWRKTGSLTS from the coding sequence ATGAAACCGGATTTAAGAGAAGCGCTGCGAACGCGCATCTTGACCGGCGACGGTGCGATGGGAACCTATCTCTACGGGATGGGGTTCCCTGTCGGCGTTTCCTATGAAGAATTCAACTTGCTGCGCCCGGATGTCATTGCGGACGTACACCGCCGCTACTATGAAGCAGGAGCACGGGTCATCGAAACGAATACGTTCTCGGCGAACTTGATGAGCTTGACTCATTATGGACTGGACGGCGAAGTAGAAGCGATTAACCGGGCGGGCGTGCAAATCGCGCGCGACGCGGTAGGCAGCGATGCCTACGTGGTCGGCGCCGTCGGATCGATTCGTGCCGGTAAACGCAAGAACATGTCCCCGCAGCAGCTGGACGGGCTGTTTCAACAGCAAATCGATGCGCTGCTGGGAGCGGGAGCCGACGGAATTCTGCTGGAAACCTTTTACGATCTCGAAGAGGCGCTGCTGGCGCTGCGAATCGTTCGCAAGCAGTCTAAGCTGCCGGTGCTTTGCCAGTTTGCCGTAGAGAAGGAAGCGGTGACGCTTGATGGTCAGCCGATCGCGGTCGCTTTCGATCGATTGATGGAAGAGGGAGCGGACGTCGTCGGCTTTAACTGCCGAAGCGGCCCGAACGGGATACTGAGAGCCATCGATTCCATTTCCGGCGAAATCAAGCTTCCGCTGTCCGTGTTTCCAAACGCAGGGATTCCGGATTATGTCGACGGTAAATACCAGTACACGTCGACACCGGAATATTTTGCGGAGTCGGCGCTTAAATTCGCCGACCGCGGCGCACGCATTATCGGAGGCTGCTGCGGGACGACGCCTGAGCATATCGCGGCGATCGCGGCAGCGCTGAACGGTTACGAGCCGAAGCCGGTAGATCCATCGGAGCTGCTTTACACGGTACAGCCTGAGCGCGTCGTTATCCGGGACACGGAGCGCGCGAAGCATGCCGAACCGACGATCGTGGATCTGGTCAAAGAACGCCATACGGTCATCGTTGAATTGGACCCGCCCCGCGACCTGGACATCAACAAGTTCATGGAAGGCGCCCGCGCGCTGAAGTCGATCAAGGCGGACGCGGTCACCATGGCGGATAATTCACTGGCCGTAACGCGGATGAGCAATATTGCGCTGGCTTCGCTAGTGCAGCATCAAGTGGGCATCCGTCCGCTCGTGCACATCGCGTGCCGCGACCGCAATCTCATCGGGACGCAGTCCCACATGATGGGACTCGATGCGCTCGGAATCGATCATGTGCTGGCAGTTACGGGGGATCCGGCCAGATTCGGCGATTTGCCGGATTCCAGCTCGGTTTATGACTTAACCTCATTTGAGATGATCCGCATGATCAAGCAGCTGAACGAGGGGGTTGCCTTCTCAGGCAAAACGCTCAAGCAGAAAGCGAATTTCATCACCGGCGCCGCCTTTAATCCGAACGTCAAATATTTAGATAAAGCGATCACCCGCCTGGAACGCAAGATCGAAACCGGTTCGGATTACATCATGACGCAGCCGGTGTACGACAAAGAGCTCATCGTCCGCATAGCGGAAGCGACGAAGCATCTGTCGGTCCCGATCTTTATCGGAATTATGCCGCTCGCGAGCGGAAGGAACGCCGAGTATTTACACAACGAAGTGCCCGGTATCCAATTGTCGGACGAGGTTCGCAGACGGATGGCCGGCCTGGAGGGTGAAGCGGGGAGAGCGGAGGGAGTCCGCATTGCGGAAGAGCTGCTGGATACGGCACTGGAATATTTCAAGGGCATTTATCTCATAACCCCGTTCATGTTCTATGATATGACCGTGAAGCTGACGGATTATGTATGGCGAAAAACAGGCAGTTTGACAAGCTAA
- the dapF gene encoding diaminopimelate epimerase encodes MNFTKMHGLGNDFIVVAGETQLPDNAAELAEQLCNRFFGIGADGLVYILPSEIADFRMRIINSDGSEAEQCGNAIRCVAKYVYDNGLTNKEVLTIETLGAGAQEVQLTVDNGKVQLVRVNMGQPILEGLKVPTTIDANPVINQAIEVDGREFKFTAVSMGNPHCVIYVDDAVNFDLATWGPKLEVHPLFPRKINVEFVTVKSKDFTDMRVWERGAGPTLACGTGACATVVASVLNGYTDRTATVSLKGGDLLIEWNEENNFVYMSGPAAEVYRGTV; translated from the coding sequence ATGAACTTTACCAAAATGCATGGACTTGGCAATGACTTTATCGTCGTCGCCGGCGAAACTCAATTGCCAGACAACGCAGCAGAGCTTGCGGAACAGCTGTGTAACCGATTTTTCGGCATTGGGGCGGACGGCCTCGTTTATATTTTGCCTTCGGAAATTGCGGATTTCCGGATGCGCATCATCAATTCCGATGGTTCCGAGGCGGAGCAATGCGGCAACGCGATCCGCTGCGTAGCCAAGTACGTATATGATAACGGTTTGACGAACAAAGAAGTGCTGACGATCGAGACGTTGGGCGCAGGCGCGCAGGAAGTGCAGCTGACCGTAGACAACGGCAAAGTGCAGCTGGTTCGCGTCAACATGGGCCAGCCGATTCTCGAAGGCTTGAAAGTACCGACGACGATCGATGCAAACCCGGTCATCAATCAAGCGATCGAAGTGGACGGCCGCGAATTCAAATTCACCGCAGTATCGATGGGTAACCCGCACTGCGTCATTTACGTGGACGATGCGGTCAATTTTGATCTGGCGACTTGGGGGCCGAAGCTTGAGGTGCATCCGCTGTTCCCGCGCAAAATCAACGTGGAATTCGTAACGGTGAAGTCTAAAGATTTTACGGACATGCGCGTTTGGGAACGCGGCGCAGGCCCGACGCTGGCTTGCGGTACAGGCGCTTGCGCAACGGTTGTTGCTTCCGTGCTGAACGGCTACACGGATCGGACGGCAACGGTATCGCTCAAGGGCGGCGATCTGCTCATCGAGTGGAACGAAGAGAACAACTTTGTGTATATGTCGGGACCGGCTGCTGAAGTATACCGCGGAACAGTTTAA
- a CDS encoding class I SAM-dependent methyltransferase, protein MMQHDMIYQSEAERYELLVSKEDVDRNLLRAIQSIMPALSGIRAADIGAGTGKLTKLLAPHVQSILATDASTAMLEVAARNLKAARLTNWQIEQASHDSLPLANHSIDLLTAGWTICYSASTNVPNWQSNLQVILQEIARVVRPGGTAIIFENFGTGTTEANPPAFLTSYYSELEQTYGFEHTYIRTDFEFDTVDDAIALTDFFFGTWLSEQVTNSQSPRVPGSTGIWWKRY, encoded by the coding sequence ATGATGCAGCACGACATGATTTATCAAAGCGAAGCAGAGCGCTACGAGCTTCTCGTATCCAAAGAAGACGTGGACCGCAATCTGCTTCGTGCCATTCAATCCATTATGCCGGCCTTATCAGGAATTCGGGCAGCCGACATCGGCGCAGGAACAGGCAAGCTGACGAAACTACTGGCTCCGCATGTGCAATCCATCTTAGCGACAGATGCATCGACGGCAATGCTGGAGGTAGCAGCGAGAAACCTGAAGGCAGCTCGCTTAACGAACTGGCAAATCGAACAAGCAAGCCACGACAGCCTGCCGCTGGCCAACCATTCTATCGATCTTCTAACGGCAGGCTGGACCATCTGTTATTCGGCGAGCACGAACGTACCGAATTGGCAGTCGAACCTGCAGGTGATCCTTCAAGAAATTGCTAGAGTCGTGAGGCCCGGAGGTACGGCGATCATCTTCGAAAATTTCGGAACAGGCACAACGGAAGCCAACCCGCCTGCGTTCTTAACCAGCTACTACAGTGAGCTTGAGCAAACTTACGGCTTTGAGCATACGTATATTCGAACAGATTTTGAATTCGATACGGTAGACGACGCGATCGCCCTCACCGATTTCTTCTTTGGTACCTGGCTCAGCGAACAAGTCACCAACAGCCAAAGCCCAAGAGTACCAGGCTCCACCGGCATCTGGTGGAAAAGGTATTGA
- a CDS encoding methyltransferase domain-containing protein: protein MRINDIAIRLGVTPRAIRLYESKGLLKPQRVEENGYRVFSDEDAWRLQTISSLRGIGLGLGAIKAMIEKLDHGDADSVHHHLELQRMALVSKWVEWGSTIEVLDQLIARAEAKGKLDAGDLFELTERLNEVRLQQGSWLDAWRFDELADRFDRSSAMLSTGSVLSQADYDRVLDFIAQWTAPQRGEHGLDVGAGTGNLSGLLVARGARLSAVDQSKEMLARCRDKLPDIEAKLGNAMALPYLNNRFAFVVSAFAFHYMNEAQQLLALGEMDRVLKPNGRICIAGLMTDDGAGEEASEPAKYPSDRRQLIAWFQVHGYITVHHAVNPWIGILYAVRKY, encoded by the coding sequence ATGAGGATCAACGATATTGCGATACGGCTAGGCGTAACCCCGCGAGCCATTCGGCTGTATGAAAGCAAGGGGCTGCTGAAGCCGCAGAGAGTGGAAGAGAACGGTTATCGGGTCTTCTCCGACGAAGATGCATGGCGTCTCCAGACGATTTCCTCCCTGCGCGGCATAGGGCTGGGACTGGGCGCAATCAAAGCCATGATCGAGAAGCTCGATCATGGCGATGCTGACAGTGTTCATCATCATCTTGAATTGCAGCGGATGGCGCTCGTGTCGAAATGGGTAGAGTGGGGCAGCACGATCGAGGTGCTCGATCAGCTCATTGCGCGGGCAGAAGCCAAAGGAAAACTAGATGCAGGGGATTTGTTTGAATTGACGGAGCGATTAAACGAGGTCCGGCTTCAACAAGGGTCATGGCTGGATGCATGGCGATTCGACGAGCTGGCCGATCGGTTTGACCGATCCTCTGCCATGCTGTCCACCGGCTCGGTGCTATCGCAAGCCGACTATGATCGTGTGCTCGACTTCATCGCCCAATGGACGGCTCCGCAGCGGGGCGAGCACGGATTGGACGTCGGGGCGGGAACCGGCAATTTGTCCGGATTGCTCGTCGCAAGAGGCGCTCGGTTATCCGCAGTAGACCAATCCAAGGAAATGCTGGCCAGATGCCGGGATAAGCTTCCAGACATCGAAGCCAAGCTGGGCAACGCGATGGCGCTTCCCTATTTGAATAATCGATTCGCCTTTGTCGTATCTGCATTTGCGTTTCATTATATGAACGAGGCGCAGCAGCTTCTTGCGTTAGGTGAAATGGACCGCGTCCTGAAGCCGAATGGCAGAATTTGCATCGCTGGGCTAATGACCGACGACGGAGCGGGCGAAGAGGCAAGCGAGCCGGCCAAATACCCTAGCGACCGGCGGCAGCTGATTGCGTGGTTTCAGGTTCACGGATACATAACCGTGCATCATGCCGTCAATCCATGGATCGGAATTCTATACGCGGTCCGTAAATATTGA
- a CDS encoding calcium-translocating P-type ATPase, SERCA-type: MEQGTWHGMETAELAEALNASLDTGLSPEMAADRLVQNGRNELAEGKKVSPVKLFLGQFKDFMVLVLIGATLISGLLGEYLDAITIVAIIVINAILGFVQEFRAEKSLRALKALSAPLAKVLRAGETVILPASELVPGDIVELESGDRIPADIRFIDANSCYAEESALTGESVPVSKHCNPIGTKDLPLGDMRNIGFMGTMITRGTAKGIVIRTGMNTEMGKIANLIQQTESMETPLQHRLEQLGKILIIVALALTVMVVAAGILHGQPAYEMFLAGVSLAVAAIPEGLPAIVTIALALGVQRMIKRRAIVRKLPSVETLGCASVICSDKTGTLTQNKMTVTKLWIGGRGMDVTGEGYEPSGACFEGGKAVDVKHDQSLRRLLQIAALCNNATVSKLDGDVDAKRKKGKGTFIQDEWILKGDPTEGALTVLASKLGVSAKSIEGLYQRIKEYPFDSERKRMSVLVHHQGGRLVCTKGAPDVLMSQCSYVLWDGKVVPFTATLKQKVSNAGEEMAASALRVLGFAYRELRPQDATEVEADVENQLIFVGLSGMIDPPRREVKEAIANCRRAGIKTIMITGDHQLTAEAIAGQLGIMPRGGLSVSGQQLNEMSEEQLDRLIDNIFVYARVSPEHKLRIVKALQRKGHVVAMTGDGVNDAPAIKAADIGIAMGITGTDVSKEASSLVLSDDNFSSIVAAIEEGRGIYENIRKFIRYLLASNVGEILTMFLAMMAGLPLPLVPIQILWVNLVTDGLPAMALGVDQAEKDLMQQKPRSAKENIFARRLGWKIISRGILIGVCTLAAFWITLRIKPGDPLNLIHAQTVAFATLVMAQLIHVFDCRSSRSIFHRNMLQNKYLLLAVLSSVVLMAAVLYVPALQPIFKTVPLGVRDWCLVLVAAGIPTFFMGIGSVLGTTEKKKKSNWPLSGPKTATR; the protein is encoded by the coding sequence ATGGAACAAGGTACGTGGCATGGCATGGAAACCGCTGAGCTGGCAGAAGCGCTTAATGCTTCTTTGGATACCGGCTTATCGCCGGAAATGGCGGCGGATCGGCTGGTCCAGAACGGCCGTAATGAGCTGGCGGAGGGGAAGAAGGTTTCTCCGGTCAAGCTGTTTCTCGGTCAATTCAAAGACTTCATGGTGCTGGTGCTCATAGGAGCGACATTAATTTCAGGGCTGCTCGGCGAATATTTGGATGCGATTACGATCGTCGCGATTATTGTCATCAACGCCATCTTGGGGTTCGTGCAGGAATTCAGGGCGGAAAAATCGCTTCGCGCGTTGAAGGCATTGTCGGCGCCGCTTGCGAAGGTGCTGCGCGCCGGGGAAACCGTCATCCTACCCGCTAGCGAGCTCGTGCCAGGGGATATCGTCGAACTGGAGAGCGGCGACCGCATACCAGCGGATATCCGCTTCATTGATGCGAACAGCTGCTACGCGGAGGAGTCCGCGCTAACGGGGGAGTCTGTTCCGGTGAGCAAGCATTGCAACCCGATCGGTACGAAGGATCTCCCACTCGGAGATATGCGCAACATCGGATTCATGGGTACGATGATTACCCGCGGAACCGCCAAGGGTATCGTCATTCGGACAGGCATGAACACGGAGATGGGCAAAATTGCCAACCTCATCCAGCAGACGGAATCCATGGAAACGCCGCTGCAGCATCGATTAGAGCAGCTTGGCAAAATTCTGATCATCGTTGCCCTCGCGCTTACCGTCATGGTTGTTGCCGCGGGAATTCTCCATGGGCAGCCTGCGTATGAAATGTTCCTTGCAGGCGTCAGCTTGGCGGTCGCCGCCATTCCAGAGGGGCTTCCGGCCATTGTAACGATCGCTCTGGCGCTCGGCGTGCAGCGGATGATCAAGCGGCGCGCCATTGTGCGCAAGCTGCCTTCCGTCGAGACGCTCGGCTGCGCATCCGTTATCTGTTCTGACAAGACGGGAACGCTGACTCAAAATAAAATGACGGTTACGAAGCTGTGGATCGGCGGACGCGGGATGGATGTGACCGGCGAAGGGTACGAGCCGTCCGGCGCTTGCTTCGAAGGCGGCAAGGCCGTCGACGTTAAGCATGACCAGTCCTTGCGCCGGCTGCTGCAGATCGCGGCACTTTGCAACAATGCGACGGTATCCAAGCTGGATGGGGACGTTGATGCAAAGCGTAAGAAGGGGAAAGGAACGTTCATCCAAGACGAGTGGATTTTGAAGGGCGATCCGACGGAAGGCGCGCTGACCGTGCTGGCGTCCAAGCTGGGCGTTTCGGCCAAATCGATAGAAGGGCTCTACCAGCGGATCAAAGAGTATCCATTCGACTCCGAGCGCAAGCGGATGTCCGTCCTTGTCCACCATCAAGGCGGCCGCTTGGTCTGCACGAAAGGCGCGCCGGATGTGCTGATGAGCCAGTGCAGCTATGTGCTATGGGATGGCAAAGTCGTGCCGTTCACCGCAACGCTGAAGCAGAAGGTAAGCAATGCCGGGGAGGAAATGGCAGCCAGTGCGCTTCGCGTACTCGGCTTCGCTTACCGGGAACTGCGTCCGCAGGATGCAACCGAAGTGGAAGCGGATGTAGAGAACCAGCTGATCTTCGTCGGGTTATCGGGCATGATCGACCCGCCGCGCCGCGAAGTGAAGGAAGCCATCGCGAACTGCCGCCGCGCCGGTATCAAGACAATCATGATTACTGGCGATCACCAGCTGACGGCTGAAGCGATCGCAGGCCAGCTCGGCATTATGCCGCGCGGCGGGTTATCCGTAAGCGGCCAGCAGCTGAACGAAATGTCCGAGGAGCAGCTGGACCGGCTGATCGACAACATATTCGTATATGCCCGCGTATCTCCGGAGCATAAGCTTCGTATTGTCAAGGCGCTGCAGCGCAAAGGGCATGTTGTCGCAATGACAGGCGACGGAGTTAACGATGCGCCGGCAATCAAAGCAGCGGATATCGGAATTGCGATGGGCATTACGGGAACGGACGTGTCCAAGGAAGCCTCCTCGCTCGTACTGAGCGACGACAATTTCTCCAGCATTGTAGCAGCGATCGAAGAAGGCCGCGGCATCTATGAGAACATCCGCAAATTTATCCGTTATCTTCTCGCATCCAACGTCGGCGAGATTCTGACGATGTTCCTGGCTATGATGGCGGGACTGCCGCTGCCGCTCGTTCCGATTCAAATATTGTGGGTCAACCTCGTGACGGACGGACTGCCAGCCATGGCGCTCGGCGTCGATCAAGCGGAGAAGGACCTCATGCAGCAGAAGCCGCGTTCCGCGAAGGAGAACATTTTCGCTCGCAGGCTGGGATGGAAGATCATCAGCCGCGGCATTCTGATCGGCGTATGTACGCTGGCGGCGTTCTGGATCACGCTGCGAATCAAGCCGGGCGACCCGCTGAATCTGATACATGCGCAAACAGTGGCATTCGCGACGCTTGTCATGGCGCAGTTGATTCATGTGTTCGACTGCCGCAGCTCGCGCTCGATTTTTCACCGCAACATGCTGCAAAACAAATATTTGCTCCTTGCCGTACTTTCCTCGGTCGTGCTCATGGCGGCTGTGCTGTACGTGCCTGCACTGCAGCCGATTTTCAAAACCGTTCCGCTCGGCGTACGCGACTGGTGCCTCGTACTCGTTGCCGCCGGCATCCCGACCTTCTTCATGGGCATCGGAAGCGTGCTTGGGACAACGGAAAAGAAGAAGAAATCCAACTGGCCGCTCAGCGGACCCAAAACGGCAACAAGGTAA
- a CDS encoding NFACT family protein — protein MALDGIVTRAVVNELQACTGARIYKIHQPSPHDLVLQIRGNGVQGKLLLSANPTYPRVHWTEQTYINPMEAPMFCMLMRKYCEGGVIESVRQVGNERIIHMEIRQRDELGDTFLKRVVIELMGRHSNIILLDAASEMIHDGIHHVTPSISSYRIVMPGNVYTAPPEQGKHDPLEQSDSAAFIAALRIAGDTLLHPPVPDEDSVHFGMAPKPAAAESLTPDKLIVAAYSGMSPLLAKEIVHRATANLAGGLPNGIDELEQTGRTLWPAFNEMMEQFRAQRYEPQLVMLNSSSGKAAFSVTSLTHLAGERTGFVTVSACLEAFYGDKAQRDTVKQRVSDLIRFLQNERNKNEKKLDKLEDTLQEAKDADKFRVLGELLTSNLHLIQRGDTAVETIDYYDETMPVISIPLDPQLTPSQNAQRLFKKYTKFRNSLAVVAEQMEQTYKEIDYLSTLLQQLDSASLSDIDEIRDELAEQGYMRQRVKRGAKKKKLKQPALLCYTSSEGKQIFVGKNNTQNDYLTNKLAAPNDTWLHTKDIPGSHVVIRGTEFNDSTLEEAAMLAASFSQARSSSSVPVDYTLVRHVKKPSGAKPGFVIYEQQKTLFITPDEQRLKSLTSQIKA, from the coding sequence ATGGCCTTAGATGGAATCGTTACCCGTGCCGTCGTGAACGAGCTTCAGGCTTGCACCGGCGCACGCATTTATAAAATACATCAGCCTTCCCCGCACGACCTTGTGCTGCAAATTCGGGGCAACGGCGTACAAGGAAAGCTGCTTCTGTCGGCAAATCCGACGTACCCGCGCGTTCACTGGACGGAGCAGACTTATATTAACCCTATGGAAGCACCGATGTTCTGCATGCTCATGCGCAAATACTGTGAAGGCGGCGTCATCGAATCTGTTCGGCAGGTCGGCAACGAGCGAATCATCCATATGGAGATCCGGCAGCGCGATGAGCTCGGCGATACGTTCCTGAAACGGGTCGTCATCGAGTTGATGGGTCGTCACAGCAATATTATCCTACTGGATGCCGCCTCCGAGATGATCCATGACGGTATTCATCATGTAACGCCTTCAATCAGCAGCTACCGCATCGTCATGCCGGGCAATGTCTATACGGCGCCGCCCGAGCAAGGGAAACACGACCCGCTGGAACAATCAGATTCGGCGGCATTCATAGCTGCCCTTCGAATCGCCGGCGATACATTGCTGCATCCTCCGGTTCCGGACGAGGACAGCGTCCACTTCGGAATGGCACCTAAACCGGCCGCTGCCGAGTCTTTAACGCCGGATAAGCTGATCGTTGCGGCCTACAGCGGCATGAGTCCGCTCCTGGCGAAGGAAATTGTCCATCGGGCCACGGCTAATTTGGCCGGCGGACTGCCTAACGGAATCGACGAACTGGAGCAAACCGGCCGAACGCTGTGGCCGGCTTTTAACGAGATGATGGAGCAATTTCGTGCGCAGCGCTATGAACCTCAGCTGGTTATGCTGAACAGCAGCAGCGGCAAAGCAGCATTCTCGGTCACATCGCTGACCCATCTTGCCGGCGAGCGTACTGGATTCGTTACAGTCAGTGCCTGTCTGGAAGCTTTCTACGGCGACAAAGCACAACGGGACACCGTCAAGCAGCGCGTCTCGGATCTCATTCGTTTCCTTCAGAACGAGCGGAACAAGAACGAGAAGAAGCTGGACAAGTTGGAGGACACGCTGCAGGAAGCGAAGGATGCCGACAAGTTCCGCGTGCTCGGCGAGCTGCTCACAAGCAATCTTCATCTAATCCAGCGCGGAGATACGGCCGTGGAAACGATCGATTACTACGATGAGACCATGCCGGTCATCTCGATTCCGCTCGATCCTCAGCTTACGCCCTCACAGAATGCGCAGCGGCTGTTCAAGAAATATACGAAGTTCAGGAACAGCCTAGCTGTCGTGGCGGAGCAAATGGAGCAGACATATAAAGAAATCGACTATTTGTCAACGCTGCTGCAGCAGCTCGACAGCGCTTCGCTTTCGGACATCGACGAGATTCGCGACGAGCTTGCAGAGCAGGGCTACATGCGCCAGCGCGTGAAGCGAGGCGCTAAGAAGAAGAAACTGAAGCAGCCTGCGCTTCTCTGCTATACATCATCGGAGGGCAAACAAATTTTCGTCGGCAAGAATAACACCCAGAATGATTATCTGACGAATAAGCTTGCCGCGCCGAATGATACCTGGCTGCACACGAAGGATATTCCAGGATCGCATGTCGTCATTCGCGGCACCGAATTTAACGACAGCACGCTGGAAGAGGCCGCCATGCTTGCCGCTTCCTTCAGCCAAGCACGCTCGTCCTCCTCGGTGCCTGTCGACTATACGCTCGTCCGCCATGTGAAGAAGCCAAGCGGAGCTAAGCCGGGCTTCGTCATTTACGAACAGCAAAAGACGCTGTTCATCACTCCGGATGAGCAGCGTCTCAAGTCCTTGACTTCCCAAATCAAAGCATAA